ccacccgcctgtgccgtcgagcccacacttgttgggaacttcgtctccatggctacaaacgaccgacagctccgctgtttggacacaggcccctctcgatgaagagccgtcaactgccgtcagacgaatcctccgtgcgcctgaaggcacggggtcgcgtcagtgaacaaacctgtaagcaggaccgggcacgaacccggtcaggctcgattcgcttctatgcccttgttttccgctgtgtaaatagagaaaatagaaagcgcgccgagatacccctcgggaggttgctaacggccggctaatgagccgggccgagcccggcgttaaataatactactactactactactactactactagccACTTCCAAAAAATGCGTTTCCTAAGTGCCATCCTCGCCACTTTCGCCATGGTTCAAATCGGTTGGGCGGGAAATTACGGTGATTGCTTCGGGCAAAAAATAAAGGGGAACAGGATCGTTGGTGCATACGCTCAAAGGTTTGCTCTCCAGGCTGCCGACGCGGCGTGCTATACGGAAACTGATTGATTCTAGGAGCTGGGGTTGGTGCAGTTAAAGGCTGGCGAACGGCTGCATTATTGATAGGAAGAGCCATTTTCTGGGTGAAACCAAGCACCTTCTAAACCTCGAGAGCACACCGACACTTTACACGCGTGTCTTCTCTGTATATGTCCTAGAAACGTGAGCAGTAGTAGACATTATAGAAGCATTGATCAATGGGTAGCATCTCCTGCTGTCCGCCATCAACTGACTGGAGAACGCCTGATGGGGAAATAGAAATGTATAGGGGTGcaaggccaaaaaaaaagtcttcaATGGGTATTTTTACCTCGTATGACGCATTTTTCGCATAAACATGTAGCCCCGACGTGCTGTTTTGGTTGATATTATGCTGGTTAATTAAACAACCGGCAACTCTAGCGCTCGAATCGCATCGCACCGCCCTTGAACAAAATCAAGTCCAGGGCTCACTAGCAGGCTTCTAAATGTCCAGTAGTGTGAATTAGCGCTCTGGAAACAGTCTTCGTCTGTGCGAACAAGGCATTGATGGTGCTGGATGCTGACCTTCTTGACACGGTATGTCgaaatgtcttttttttttttttttttttttttttgctgtacTAAAATTGTTCCTTTTTCTAGATAAAGCTAACCAAAAGAACAGCTATGGGCAGCTTGATGGTTTCATATGTCAACAGCCCTGGCACAATTAACATATCCACACAGGCTTTTCTCAACCCTCATTCGTTCTACAAGACTGAGCAAATCTCTTCAGATCTCAGGTCCTTTTTGTGTCCCGTGAAAATGATACACGGCCTCTCCCAAGACAGGAAAAAACGAACCTGCTTTTGTAACGGGCCCTATCGGCGTAATGAgtaaaaggaagaaaaaaaatgagtATTGGCGCAATACTACTCGCTCCCACCCTTGTGTCTGGTTTTCCAGTCTCCTGGGTTGCTTATCTGTGCACGAAATGGCTCCCTCACCTGCGATGCATTCACTGGTCGACCGAGAATGGAAGAGAGGGGATGCAACGACTAATCTAGATAGTTTGACGCTGTTGATTGGTGAATGACAAGAGATGCATTTATTTAACACATGCTGCACAAAACACGGCTAATCAATAGGGTCGTCCCGCAACCTCCACAGCTGTGCAAACACCTCTTCGGACCGCGCTCTGATGGCATTGTGGTACAGCACGTTCGTCTCAAACACCTTGGTGCCCTTGACCTTGGCGGCCGTCTCCCTGGCGAACCCGGCGTCGACGTACATGTCGTCGACGTAGCTCGTGGCGTAGACGGGCACCTCGTTCCTCGCCAGCTGCGCCTCGTCGTACAGCTTGTCCCAACCGTCGAACCGCGCCAGTATGTCGGCCGCCTCGCGCATGCGCCTCAGCTCCGGGTGCGTCTCAAAGTGCATCTTGTAGATCATCTCGCCCGAGAAGCGGAAGAGGGGCTGCTGGTCCGCCGacttgccgctgccgctggcCACCTGCTGCGTAAAGGCGACGGGGTCGCTGGCGCCGGCCAGCCACGCGAACCCTTCCGCGGCCTCGCCCAGTCGCTGCGCGGCCCAGTTGGACGCGGTGCCGTCGCAGTAGATGGCCTCGTGCAGGATGGCGTAGATGGGCGCCACGTCGAATGGGAGCGCCTTTTCGATTATGGCGAGCGTCGGGTACGATATGTACCCGACCTGGCCCAGGTCCGACGTGATGCGGACCAGGAGCGAGTGCACCGCGTCCAAGCCGCCGTGGGAACCAAAGTTCAGACCCATCGTCAGCAGCCGCGGGAACGTGAGGGCGCCGCCTGCAGGCAGCTGGACCGAGGCGCCGGGGTTGCTGGCGAGAAAGGCCGCGATCTCGGCCAGCAGCTGCCTGTCTTCAGGGAACTTGTTAAAGTATGCCGTGTTGCGCTCGGCGACCTTGCGGTACGTGGCCTCGTAGACCTCATCTGCAGTCCGTCCGATGGGCGCCAGGCCGCCGCTGATAAAGACCTCGCGCAGCGACTCGGGGAACCAGCTCAAGTACGTCAGGGAGACGAAGCCGCCAAACGAATGACCAAAGATGGTCCATTGGCGCAGCTCCTCGGGGTAGTCGGCCGTGACGACCTTCCTGACCGCCTCGAGATCCCGCACAATGTTGTCCTGGCGGAACAGCTTCAGATAGTCGGCCTGCCTTTGCGCATCACCTTTGCTCTCCAGAAGCCGCGCCGTGACCGGGGTGCTGAGGCCCGTTCCGCGATAGTCCAGATACAGGACCTGATAGCCACGGCTTAGCGCGGCCTTGGTGAGGGGCATGGACTCGGGCTCCGAGTTGCCGTAGCCTGGCCCGCCCTCGTTGTAGACCATCCACGGCCGCTGTTGCGGGTGGTAGGTCTGCGAAACAATGGGGCGGTCATTCTTGGTGACGCTGGAGCCATACAGCATAAGCTTGGGTCCATCTGGGGCCTTGTAGTCAAGTGGCACCTCGAACGAGAATTGTGTGATCAGGTATTGACCTGTTGGCTCGTGCTATCTTGGATTAGTATGGCGGATAATGGCGGATAAGCAAGGATCCATGACATCGCCCAAAGGTTTAACCTGCCTGGAACCACATGCGATTTGCATTTGAGCAGCTTTGCTGGAGGGATTATCTTGTGAAATGCCATTGAAGCTTAGAAAATGTGGCAGGAGATACAAGATAAATATTATCTATTGATGATGTTTGGTGAGTCAATGGCAAAGGATGTTCAAGGTCAAACGAGATACGGCGGATATTGTCGGGGTATTGGAAGCTGCATCTATCCCCGCACTAGCTCAGTTGCATTACTTACCGTGAAGAAGCAACCGTCTGAGCATCCAACGCCGAAGATGAGGCGAGACGGTTATTGGTAGAGATTTGTATTAATACCtcaataccaaaaaaaaaagaaaaccaaacCCCAAATTGGCTGCTGGTTCGAAGCTCGATATCATGGGATCGACGATTTTAGATGCTAACGGCGACCACCAGTAGATGCACAGTTACACCAGATAACCGATACCTGTAGGCACACAACAGCTCAGTTCAACAACCCGGGGCCTGCAGCCAATGAGATAAAACCTTCTATAACCCGAAAACGCCAACGCACATGTATACACTAGGTACGTAGCAATCGTGTCAATATTAGCAGAAACCACGCTCTCTATACTGCATGATGAATATACTCAAAGAATGACAACAATTCTAATCCGGTTACCTGCCGTTGGTAGACCCGTTTGACGTCTTGATCCCATTGCCGCGTGTCTCGGCGTCATTATCCGAGACCCCCCTTTGGTCCGTCTCATAATCGTTTTCGCCCCAGAGTGagatgtcgtcgtcgtccataAGCGCCGCCGCGTCCGTCTCGTCCAGCACGGCAGACATGAGCCTCGCGTTCTCGGCGTTGGCACCGACGTAATCCTCCCCGCCGCCCGTGCCGTCCTCGCCCCCGTTCTCCTGCCTCGCCAGCTCCGCCGCCCGTGCCATCGTGCGCCGGTACACCACCAGGCCCACGATCGCGCCGACCAAACCTCCCGCGGCCATCCCCGCGTAGTTTATGAGCTTGTCGCTGGTCGACATGGTGTCGCCCTCCTCGATGAGGAGGCCTAGGCGGTGGCCGATAAAAACGTGGATGAGGAGTTTGGGGCTGTGGTGCGTCCATGCACATGTTAGAATAGTGGCCTTTGTGGTATCTAGAAATTCAACAGCAGGCGGCTAGGGCAGGGCACATGAGACTCACCTGACAAAAGCCGTAGCCATCGCAAAGTTTGCGGTTGTGATGCTCGGAATCGTCGCCAGGAACCCGTTGCTCAGGCTGTACGGCAGCGGACAGAACCGCACGCCCGTGAGAACCAACAGCCCATCCCTCCTGAGCACCTGACCAAGCGCGACGAACCTCCTGTCCTTACCGACGAGGTTATGCACATATCTGCTCAAGACGCCCCTGCTTGCGATGAAGGCGCAGGTCGACCCCACCACggtggccgaggcggcgatGGGCCAGCCCAGCGGGAACCCGTACACCATCCCCGACAGCGTCATGGCGGTGCTGTACCCAAAGAGCGGCGGGAAGGCGCTGAAGAAGGCCATGAACCAGATAATCAGCCACCCGCCCGGCAGGTCCCGCCAGGCCTTGGCGATGGGCCCCAGCCAGGTGAAGATTGCATGGCTGTATATGAGAAACAGTATCGAGACGATCGGGACGGCGACCGCGGCCAGCACAACGGCGGCTTGTTGGATCCGGGGCAGCCGCAGGAAAAGAATCCAGGCCTGCCGGCCGATGGTCTCGAGGTGTTGGAGGATGCGGGCCGGGAAGCTGTCGGGCGTGGACGTCGAGGGCGCCGTGTAGTGTCCGACGCGCGAGGACAGGCGGCGCGATGGTGTTATCCTGCCCGGCCGCGGTGCCCATGAAGTGCCTCTTGCAGATTCTGGAGAGGATGTGCGGTCGGAGTCGGGTGTGGAGGACATGGAGAGGGCTTCGGCCGCCAGGGCATGATTCGGCGGCATGATGGGGTCGGAAAAGGAATGTCTCGGAACTGGCTTGTTAAGGGAGGTCGAGATCTCGTCTAGGAAGCGTCGGGGCCGTAGTTCGAGATTGGAATGTTTGTagattaggtaggtacgtaatCTTATGGCCTGCGTTATGCCATTGAAGCTGAGCCGTGTTCGTGATATTCTAGGATttaaagtttacaggggtttggACTGTTTGAGATTGTTGCGCTAGGATGTATTGCGAATTTGCGATAGATGTCAAACCTCTCCGACTTGAGATGGTGCGAAGACGAGGTACAAATCAGCCACAAAGCTTTGCTTGGCAAGCTTGGTTATTGAACACAGGGGATAAACTGAGGTTGGTGGTAATTAAGACAGCTTAGTTAGGTAAGGTAAAGTCCGAAGTAGTAAGCACATTAGATTGTTGCCCAACTTTCAGCTGGGCTGAGGCAACGAGATGAGCAGCACCGAACGATAGCGGTGCTACCCGCCTTGTCGCTTAGGGGTCCAGCAGAACAATCCCATACCCCTGTCGGGCCTGAGGCTTAGCTTATGTCATTGAATGTACCGATTTAACGCGCCTGCAGCTTGCCCAGTTCTACGCCGTTGATGAACGGCAATGATACACTACTGGGCAGAGTTCAATCACGTGTCACGCAATACTTACGTCAAGCTTCAAACTTTCGCTTTGTCTAATCATTTTGGTTGCCAGTCATTTTTATTTCAGCTCCATCTCCGACCCCTTTCTCTGACTCAATCTGGAATCTACCAAGTATATCCTTCCTTCAAATTTCCCCCAAATCAAACACTTGCTGCGATTCCGTCCCCAATACACAACGCACCTATCAGATTTCCAACTTTAATCTTTCAACTTGAACACAACAGCGCAAATGAAGTCTCAACTAGACTCAATGGCATGCCCGtgcccagcaggcccagaagAAGAATAGTCGGTAGTCACAAAACATCTATCGATTTCTGTCAGGCCCTCGGCGCAGTATTGCAGCGTTTCCGCAATGTCGTGACTCCTGCGCAGACTGGTGTTTTCGTCTAGCAGCAAGTCGAACTCCGCCCAGACTCCATCACCGCAGTGGTAAGCGACAATATTCTTGACGCCGATGACCACGGGCGAGAAGCGGTATGCCATATACATGAGCTTTTGGTACGTGTGACGGTCGGCGATTTCGCCCGACAGGCGAATAATGTTTTCGAAACACGTCTTACCCCAGTCGTATATGATATATAGGGAAAGTAGAGCGGCTCCAGCGGGCTGTATTGGCGTTAGCTTGTGCTGCAAGAGGTTCAAACTGGTGGGCTATTCTACTTACATCGAGCCACCATATGTGGGCCTTTGCTCCGATGAAGGGAAACAACAGGGAGATCGTGTTAAAGATGACGTCGGTCTTGCAGTCCTGGACTAGAGCTTGAACTTGGGTCGTTTTTATGGGCAGGCAACCGAGTCCTATCAGGCCTTTGAGAATGATAGTGGCCAGCATCGAGCCGACAGCAGTGGAACCGAGGTCTTCGACGTGTCCTTCCAGGGGCAACAGCTTCTCAACAGACTCTTTCAGAATCTGCATGAAAGAAAGTACCATGATTATGGAAAACACCACGATCCCCAAAGGTTCCAGCCGACGGCGTCCAACAGGGAAACGTTTTTGAAGCGAGTCGAGACGCCATCCAACGACCTTGTTCGTCGTCCAAATGATAACAGTGCATAATAAATCAAGCACCGAGTCCACCAAGGAGGCAAGCAGAGACAAAGAGCCGGTTGTGAAGACAGCAAGGATCTTGgcaagcaccagcagtatgtTTGCAAGCACGTTGATGTTGATGGCCCAGGtcgccttcttcttctcgttgGCTCGCTTTTGCTGAACCTCGAGCGGTAGCAGCTCGTCGATGCGCCCGTGCACATCGTGCAGGCCGCCATGCCGCTCCATGTGTCCATCGCGGTCCGGGTCGGGATCCATAGACTCGAGCACGTCGTCGGCGATGGCCATGACCACGGCGTCGACCTCGAGCCAGTCGTTGATGCGCTCGTTCTGCTCCTCGTAGAACGCACGtagcttcttgttcttgatcTGAGCAATCTCTTCCTGTGACTTGCGAGACTTCTCAAAGGTCATGCGGTCGATGCCGTGCAGCAGCTCCTTCTGCAGCTGAGCACGGCGGTTGTCGTCTATGACCGTCTGGGCGGCATCCTGGAAGCGCCATATGTtgggtcggcggcgggcgagaGGCGAGTTGTTGTAGCTGTAATACTCGTTGCCGTTTTCGAGATCGCGTTCGACTCGCTGCTGGCGTGGCGTGCCGTGGCTCCGGATTTTAGTGTCGCTATGGTTTTTCGTCTTGAGCAGCGGCTGAGACTGGTTGTTGAAGACGCCGCGTTTCCCAACCATAACTGCCAGCCAATTGGTTGTGGATTTAAATGAGTTTCTTGTATAAAGTGCTTTCAGTACTTCCACTGCCACCAATACCGCAACTGTGCTGAGACCAGAAAGCTTCGGTACAGCTCGGAGAGCTTGGAGTTTTCTTGGTGCTTGGCTGGTGGAGGAATCCAGCGCGTCGGGACTGGTGGTGGATGGCTAATGACGTCAAAAGCCAAGAGCCTGGGCAGCTTGTTCTTTCCCCTGAAAAGGAAATCGAGCCCGCTTTTGCGTCTGGGGAAAACCTGAATCTCAGTATTCACAGACAGCGAGCATTGCTTTTGAGAAGGATCGCAAGGTTCGGTAAAGAGAGCCTCGGTGAATTCAgttgtcttttttatttctttttcttttctttttgtttagtTCTACCTTGTAAGACTTCTATGGTGATCGGGAGGCAAGAGGTCGTGTGTAGTGATCATCGATATCTACGGGTGTCTCAATTAGGCCGTGCATTAGCTTCCATTGGCAGCTTGAGGGAAAAAAACTGTCAACTCCGGATCGCACTCAGTGATCCGGGGATGAATGGAAGAACCTTCCGGTTAATTTAGATCTGCTGCATTGTGCGATGCTCTGATCAACATTCCGTTGCGAGTTCGATCAGGTACCAAGCCTTGCAAGCCTTAGAAGCCAAGCAGCTCCAGTCTATTTCTACCGGTACAGATCCTACCTAGATGACTCCCTACAGGTATTGATTGGCTGGGTTTAGACCCCACTCCCCGCATCCACAGCGTTCATAATTTGGTCTTGAACTGTGGACGTGGTGTTCTAATGTCTCAATCGCCTTGGGCTCATTCAATGATGGCCCGACCAACAACAAAATACGCAACGACGTCGAATTGCCACTCTCAATGTTGATGTGTGTCTTGAtactggccctgcggtattCCCATTGGCAAATAATCATGATCGTGCATGAGCCCCCGAGTTAGGATACTTGACCTCTCAGTGACTCAGTCCAGAAGGGTGTCAAGATGAATCCCCAGGTGTTTTTCAAGGCTACAAACAAACTTAGGACTCCTTGCCAAAAATCAACTCGAGCAACTCGAGCAACTCGACAGCTAGGCTGTGCAAATCGATCAGGTTTGGCCGGCGCAGATGCAGGGGCTGAGAGGGCCCGGGGTTTGTTGGTGTTGGCAGTTTACGGTACTGTACACAAGTGTCGTTCTTGGTCTGTCAAGGGGTCGATGGCCAGGCTGGGCCAAAGCAGCTGGTCTCTTTTGCTCGGCAGGCTCGAATGAAATACCTCATCCCCGGTAAGCGCAGAAACGAGGTGTGGTCAAGCGCTTAGGTGAACCAACAACGGCTTCTCATCTGGAGCCTGCGGTCCACTCGCGAGCGCGCCCAGCAACCCCCTGGCCCCAACCAATATCGCGTTAAAAGCCATTGCTGCTCGACCTGTCGATTCTGGTCAGGCCAGCCTTACCAAAATTCGCTTCTAAATCACACTTGGCATCGCAACTCTGCGGTCGTGATTCTTGGCTCATCACACGAGTAAAACTCCCAAACGGgtcttgggggggggggggggggggccacTTTCGAGTGTGAAAATGGGCCAAGCTGTGTATTCAGCCTGGCAACCCCTAATCACGTTGCTGTCGCATCATGCAAGCAGCGACCAACAACATTTGCAAAATGTGGGCACATTGTGCAGCTACATCCTGAGAGCGAGCCGTCGAGCTGTGAAAGCTGTTTGACGACAATGTCTTCAATTCTCTGATTCAAAATTCTGaaagcaaaagaagcaaCAATGAGAGGACGAGCATAAACTCTCGTCGCTATCAATCCTCCAAAGAGATTTCAGCACATGGGCTAACCATCAGTCGTTGTATCGTGGGTCACCATGAAGCTCATTCTTAGCCAAGTCTGCATCAATACAACTTTATCAGACCCGTTTGTTACTGATGCTGTTGGCGTCAATTTCCCCGGGATGCCATGCAAAATGTCTCGGGAATTGTCTGGATCACCATTTCTGGACCCCTGTTTCTGCCTTGGGGTCCTCCATCATATACATGGTATCTCGTACCCAACTGGCTTTTTCCCTCTCACCATTCCTGGAGGTTTATCTTTTGCGTGTCCCCTCATTCACCGTGTCTCATGCCTTGATCACCTACAAGTTCCAGCGAGACTTATATCATAATTATTGTCTGCTAGTCAAGCTGCTCAGTTCTTTTTTCGAAGCACGTCTGGCTTTGATCCCAACTGTTGTTTGAACGTCAAGGAAGACTTTATATACCCATTCAAGAGCCCGGTGCACCCTTGTTTCCCCGAAGGAGAGTTATACCCCGTCCTCGCTTCAGTTCCCCACGACGTCAGTCCAAAGCACGCGCGCGGTTCGCTGTTAAAACAACTTTGCTCATTCTTACAAGTCCACAAACAGTCGCTCGGCTGACTACACTATGGCTCACAATGCACCGCTGCTGGGATTATATCCTCTTTTTCAAGATGGTGGCAGAGAGTGGACTCCAAACGGCCTGGACATCATCGCAGTGCCTGGTGTGGATGGCCACCCCTTTGCCACTTGGACTGCCTCCACCTCACCGGAAAACAGCATGGTTGGGCCCCTGTGGTTGCGAGATTTTCTTCCCGGAGAGAATCTGCCTGATGCTCGCGTCTACAGCTACGGCTATGATGCAAAGTCATGGCTTACACAGTCAAAAGGCAGTGATTTGAAGACATTCTCAGATCTGATGCTGCAGAGCATAGTCTGGGCTCGAGATGGCAAGTTGGCAAACAGACCGCTGGTATTTGTCTGTCATGGTGTAGGTGGATTGGTCGTGAAGCAGGTACGTGCTTTTGCTCTATTCTGAACCTACGCCTTTCCACACTTCTGAAGTCTTTTCGTCTCACCCACGATGACTTACACAAATTCACGCCTAGGCACTTGTCACAGCCCACCTCAACGAAAAGGGGTATCCTGGTGTTCACAGCTCCCTAAAAGCTGTGATGTTTTTGGGTGTTCCCCATCGAGGAGCGGGAAGCCTAACCCTCCACCAGATCATGGCTGACATGCTTGTCTTGGGGGGTTTGAAGACAGCAGCATCACCCCCTGGTCCAGATCTTGTCACGAAGCTTCAGGCCGAGCCAGCCGGCATTGACAAACTTTCAACCGACTTCCGCAAACACATCAAGCCCCACGTTGTATTGTTGTCATGTTACGAGGAGGTCAACATGAACAAGAATGGCTCGGAAAGATGTCTGGTTCCCCGAGAGAGCGCCATACTTGATGCTCCTGGGGAGAAGATTATTCCCATGATCAGCTGCAATCATGTGACAATGGTAAAGTTTTACACTCGCAACGACCACAACTACAAGAACGTTGCGTTCGCCATATCTGAGGTTGCGAAACCCAGCAAGAGCCCGTCAAATGCAAAGCCTGCCCCTGGTAAGAAGGAGCCAGATCCGGTGACCAAAAAAGAACCACAGACAGGGATCAAGAAGGAAACGAAGCCAGGGGCCAAGCCGGAGGCAAACAGCACAGCAAAGAGGGAGCCACCAGCTGTCGTGCCGAAAGTGGCAGACGCACCAAAGAAGACTGCGGAGCCAGCGATCAGGAAAGAGGCTCAACCAGaaccaaagaagaaggaggaaACAATCGCCGGACTTAGAGAATGTCTTGCATCGCTAGAAAACGCTTGCCAGCAGGTGCATCCGCAGAACAATCCCAAGGAAGTTGACACACCAACCTCTCTTCCCTTCACCATGGACCGAGTTTCGAAAAATACACAGTATCGACAATGGCTCAATAGCTCAACGGATGGTCTGCTTGTGATACAAGGCGAAACTGGATCTGGGAAAACAACCCTTGCCAAGCAGATCTTCAAGAGCATTACTGCTAGCCAAGCAAAGACGCTGGTACTGAAATACTCATTCAAGGAAACTTCTGCAGTTAACCTGGCGGGGGAGCAATGGCGGTTGTCCTTCTGGAGCTCA
The Pyricularia oryzae 70-15 chromosome 1, whole genome shotgun sequence DNA segment above includes these coding regions:
- a CDS encoding proline iminopeptidase codes for the protein MLRRLLLHGQYLITQFSFEVPLDYKAPDGPKLMLYGSSVTKNDRPIVSQTYHPQQRPWMVYNEGGPGYGNSEPESMPLTKAALSRGYQVLYLDYRGTGLSTPVTARLLESKGDAQRQADYLKLFRQDNIVRDLEAVRKVVTADYPEELRQWTIFGHSFGGFVSLTYLSWFPESLREVFISGGLAPIGRTADEVYEATYRKVAERNTAYFNKFPEDRQLLAEIAAFLASNPGASVQLPAGGALTFPRLLTMGLNFGSHGGLDAVHSLLVRITSDLGQVGYISYPTLAIIEKALPFDVAPIYAILHEAIYCDGTASNWAAQRLGEAAEGFAWLAGASDPVAFTQQVASGSGKSADQQPLFRFSGEMIYKMHFETHPELRRMREAADILARFDGWDKLYDEAQLARNEVPVYATSYVDDMYVDAGFARETAAKVKGTKVFETNVLYHNAIRARSEEVFAQLWRLRDDPID
- a CDS encoding cation efflux family protein, translated to MVGKRGVFNNQSQPLLKTKNHSDTKIRSHGTPRQQRVERDLENGNEYYSYNNSPLARRRPNIWRFQDAAQTVIDDNRRAQLQKELLHGIDRMTFEKSRKSQEEIAQIKNKKLRAFYEEQNERINDWLEVDAVVMAIADDVLESMDPDPDRDGHMERHGGLHDVHGRIDELLPLEVQQKRANEKKKATWAININVLANILLVLAKILAVFTTGSLSLLASLVDSVLDLLCTVIIWTTNKVVGWRLDSLQKRFPVGRRRLEPLGIVVFSIIMVLSFMQILKESVEKLLPLEGHVEDLGSTAVGSMLATIILKGLIGLGCLPIKTTQVQALVQDCKTDVIFNTISLLFPFIGAKAHIWWLDPAGAALLSLYIIYDWGKTCFENIIRLSGEIADRHTYQKLMYMAYRFSPVVIGVKNIVAYHCGDGVWAEFDLLLDENTSLRRSHDIAETLQYCAEGLTEIDRCFVTTDYSSSGPAGHGHAIESS